The window TTGTCGACCTATGGATTGCCAGCTGTTGATCTTTTGATACGCACGGGGGGAGAGCAGCGGATTAGCAACTTCCTTTTATGGGACAGCGCTTATGCTGAGTTATATTTCACATCGACGCTATGGCCCGACTTTGATGCAGAAGCATGGCGGCAGGCATTGGATGATTATGCTCGCCGTGAGCGACGCTTCGGCGGGCTATCGAGCACTATGAAATTTTCGTGAACAATGCTGAGACAACGCATAATAACAGCTTTGATTTTGATACCTTGGGTGGTGCTTTTGGTCACCATCACGCCCCTAAAATGGTTTGCTGGTATTGTTGGGGCAGTGATTGCCTATGCCGCATGGGAATGGGGAAGGCTGGCTGGGCTGACAACAATACCCCATCGAAGTTTGTATGTCGCGAGCACTGTTGCGCTTATGGTGGGACTGTACTTTGCCCAGCCACATATTGAGTTTTGGCCAGGGACTGCTGGCACGTATGCGCCTCTTGACCAATTGAGCAGCTTGCCTTTGTTTACCTTGATTGGCGCGGTGGTCTTTTGGCTTTGTGTCACAGCATTGTTAATAAAAAACCGTAAAAAAACGCTTTCTCCAGGGCGGCTGACGGCTATTTTCGTTGGTTGGCTCGTGCTTGTGCCAACTTGGGTGGCGTTGATCAGCATTCGGCGAACGTTTTACCTTGAAAATCCGTTGTATGGCAGTGCCTTGCTCACTTTTGCGCTTGCTCTGGTATGGGCTGCGGACATTGGCGCTTATTTTGCTGGAAAAAAATTTGGGCGACACAAGTTGGCGCCGGCCATCTCCCCCGGTAAAACAATCGAGGGCGTGATAGGGGGAGTGTTGCTGAGCCTTATTGTAGCGATGGCTTTGAGTGCGGGTGTGCTCCCGATGACCCTGACACCTTGGGAAGCACTGGCTTTGTCACTTGTGGTCGTGCCCGTTTCCATTGCAGGCGACTTGCTTGAAAGTATTTTCAAACGCAATCAGGGCCTCAAAGACAGTGGTAATATTTTGCCTGGTCATGGCGGCATTTTGGATAGGATTGACAGTTTGACCGCGGCACTTCCCGTATTTGCCACGATGTTTTATTTTCTGGAGCGCCTGTGAAGAGACAACGGCTTTTGGTGTTGGGGGCCACCGGGTCCATCGGCGACTCGACTTTGTCGGTTGTGTCGCGTCATTCCCAATTCGAGGTGTGGGGACTGACCGCCCATTCGAATTGGCGAAAGATGTTTGAATTGGT is drawn from Gammaproteobacteria bacterium and contains these coding sequences:
- a CDS encoding phosphatidate cytidylyltransferase, whose protein sequence is MLRQRIITALILIPWVVLLVTITPLKWFAGIVGAVIAYAAWEWGRLAGLTTIPHRSLYVASTVALMVGLYFAQPHIEFWPGTAGTYAPLDQLSSLPLFTLIGAVVFWLCVTALLIKNRKKTLSPGRLTAIFVGWLVLVPTWVALISIRRTFYLENPLYGSALLTFALALVWAADIGAYFAGKKFGRHKLAPAISPGKTIEGVIGGVLLSLIVAMALSAGVLPMTLTPWEALALSLVVVPVSIAGDLLESIFKRNQGLKDSGNILPGHGGILDRIDSLTAALPVFATMFYFLERL